The sequence below is a genomic window from Acropora palmata chromosome 5, jaAcrPala1.3, whole genome shotgun sequence.
GATAAAGAGCTCAAAATGAAACCCCATATTGCTCGAGGTCGAAGTAGCCACCTTgtgttaattaaaattaaattgaatgGCTTTTGATGTGATATCTTTCCTGCATTTTTGCCGCAGATCTATATCTTGTGAAATTTTACACTGTAATCCGTCCACGAGTAACAAAATGGCACGAAAGCAGACATTGCTGGTTTTAGAAGTCATGCTGAGCAAAGTGTAATATGCACAATAAAGTACCCAAATCTTTTATGCACGGAAATTCTTAGTGGATCATATAGCGTTGTAATTAGATGGCCAAAAGTGCAGTTTGTCGCTTAACAGGCGGCGCTGAGGGCCCAGGAACAATCTTACTAAGGGGATGTTGTCTGCGCCAAATGTGGCGTAAGTTTATTTTAAGTCAATCAGCACTTAAAACCTCTTTACGTGATGTAAAGGCGCCTTATTCCCTGAGACGCTATAAGCCAGGGAATGGAGAATTTTACCAAGTTTTACAGCCTACTGATTTACGCACTATGTGCCGGGTCTCTCGCTATAAGCCTATGACGAAATAAAATATTCGTAGTTACTTGCGTCTCTTAAGTACTATTCACCGTTTTAATTGATTCTTAAATGTTACAAACCTTTAATGTTCAAAGTAAAATCTTTATTGCAATACATGGCTTCTTCTTTGACCTTCTTGTGCAAGTGTATTGTGTTGGTAGAATTCTTAACATCCTGTCTCCCCCTCTTATGCTCTGGATCAAGTTGATCCTTAATGGTTCTTTCGAGGaatgatatatttttgcaaagaaatcaGTATTATTAATAGAGAACGTTGAATCCAACCCTAACCAATTTTGATGCTAATCTTCGCATTGGGTTTGGGACAGTTATTAGGAGGTGATAATCTGGTAATCTGCGACTAGAAGTATCAAGCGCTTGCTACAGACGAAGAGAAAATCCTTTAATTTCTCTTGAACAAACATGGAAGAGCACTTAATCGAAAAGTATTTGCTCGGGTGATGAAACCCATTCAAAACGTCTACACACGAGcacatacaagaaaaacagttAACACGGTTGTAATGCCCTTGAGGGTACTTGACTACACAGTAATGTGATTTTCAGTGTCCTAAGGGCAAAgaattacctttttttttttttagacttTTTGGGGGTAGGGGGCGTGAGGGTCTGGGCTAAAGACCATTTTCACCAGTCTTGTAAGTAAACATTGATTCACTTGGATCATTATTGTAGATTCTTTCTCAATAATGACCTTCCTGATCAAAGATTGTGTAAGGTTAACGTTACTGGCTCAGCCCATTCACACCAGGAGACAATACTTTATCGACAATAATTCTTTTGTTATAACGAgctcttgtttttcaaaaactccAGTGTTAACAATGATTCGGTTTAATACGCGGGTACCACAGCTGCCATTCTAGCAACCACACTCGCCGCACGAATGTTCGAGGAATAAAAAATCTAGCGTTTAAACAATACAGTAATCTCTTGTTCATCTGCCTTTTTTGCAAGGCCTCTTATCTACGAGAGACCAAATTAAACGCAGAGTTGTACCTGATTATTCTGATACATCAGTTGGTATGAAATCAAAGCACTTATTAACCGTAAGGAGTCAAGAATTTCAACTATGTTCAAATTTCCTCgatcttttgaaaaatagatTTTCAGTAGAAGAAAGAGTACCCAGCGACTGCCCGCTAACTTTAACCTGGGCCCGTTTCAGACGCCGATCTTTTCATGAGCCAAACCTAATACCTTGAATTAAGTAAATGAAAGTTTGGCGAAAGAATCAGGTAACTTAGAACGGCTATTTCAATTTGGATTGGTTCAATCGTTCTTTCCGCCTGGCTTGGCCGGGAATTTCGGCATTAGGACTGCTTTGGAACGGCTTTGATTCAGACGTCGAGCTTTTCATTTGCCGATTCCAATGCATaattcatttccaactttgcctAAAAGCTCTGGCAATATGGAATGGTCTTGGTGGAACACAATTTGGAACGGCCAATTAAGTTCGATCACTCTGAATCAACAGGCGTACTATTGTCAATTTTGGTCGGTCCAAATTCGAATTTAGTACGACTCGTGTGAAGGTCGACGTTTGAACTGGGCCAAAGAAAGCCAGGAGGTCAAAAATAATAGTTTTCCCACGTTCTATTTcggtttcctttttttttaagccaaaCTTTCTAGGAATGACAAAGAGATAGTCAAACGCAGAATAAgcagaaaattgaaaagtcgAAATTTTTGATATATGCTTTTCTGATTTACATCAGAGATAACAGTTTTCGTTAGCATTAACCTTTAATAAAATCgacaaaaaactaaaatatcAAGAAATCAGGCATATCTACGTTGGCTCCAAAGGTCTAGCTCTGTTTGGGCAAATCATGGGGAAATTAATTGAACACATTTTCACTCTGAAAATACTCTTCGGCTTTCAGTATCGAGTTGAAGCTGCAATATATGATTAATTCCCATCAAGTGACAAACGCTCAAATTAAAACGACATGGTAAATAGCTTGATGGCGTCAGTTTTTTAAATTGACAACAAATGTCGAGGAAAATGCCTCCGATTGAAGAAAACCACTTTCTTACCTTATTTCTCTCCTCGgcgtgcttttttttttggggggggggggggaggaggAGGTGTGTGGGACAAACTCATATAATCAATTGAGTGAAAAAAAGGACGAAATCTGAGGAAGTTTAAGATGAACATTACTCGCGGAAATATTGAGAAAGCTTTAATTTGCTATAACATTTAGAAGCTAATTGGTTTAAAATCGTGACGGAATTAATCCATAATTTAGAAAAATAGAGAGACTTACAGCCACAAAACCGATAAATagctttcaaagaaaatatgaaGAGTGTGGTCACGACTTctattgacaaaaataaacgaaAGGATTTCAAGTGTTTACATTACAGCCTTTAGGACGTAAATTTACTATGTCtaatttttcaatgttttgttgGTGGGATGACCTGACAGGAAACTACAGTTCAACTGATATGGGCGTTTTCGTACATCACCTGACAATTggtaaatattcttttttaaatgCGTTTTTAAATGGCATTCCtttaagaataattttcataGAATCAACAAACACAGAGAAGACAGAAATGTTGTCGTCGTGGGTCTAAAAGTTGGATTGTTTTGCGAGGGTGTTGATGCATGTGTGTGTTCTGTCATTTCGCAAATGTCCTTCAATGTGATAGCGGCAATATGTGCGAAAGAAGGGAATTAACTAAAGTTGCATCACGCGATGACAAAgatgcaaagaaaaatgaaagtgaTACCAAAAGAAACGATCCTAAACAAGATTTTGCGAATGGTTATTTCGACAAGTCAAGTTTTTCACAGCACAACTAAGCGTAACAGTCCCTTAGAAAACGATAAACATGTAGCCTTAAGTGTTTATTAAGTATGCTGCGGAGGCGTAGATCTCAATTCCACACTCTATGATGAAGTTAACACAAGGACTGTATCTgaccaaaaaatgttttgctatTGAGctttaatgaaatttttacATCTTTTCGTGGTTAATGTGTTGATGGTGGAATAGGtcagaaacaaaatattaaaaaaaaagttttcatcgGCTCGAAAAGAACGCAGTGCTATCAAGGTTGAATTGAATATATCAGAACAAGGTGAACGAAATATGTTGAAGCGTTATCTTAAAACATATCATGTGTTTACGTTTCTGGTCTCTATTGTGTCAAAAGAGCTACGCGCTCGAAATGGAAACCATTCGAATTGACAAGCCAGCCCCTGAAAAGAGTGTTAATTACTTGCACTCCAGTTCAACCTCTACCTCATTTGCAACTCACAACAACTGCGTACAGGACACATTCAGCATGGAGGAATCAATAACTGCCACAAAATTGGAGAAAAcacaaggaagaaagaaaaccagAAGACGAGGACCTCGCCTGACTGGAGTCAGCCGGCAAAGGAGAATGGCAAATGCCCGTGAACGAAGCCGTGTGCAGAACCTTAACGCCCACATCGAAAGACTTCGGGATTTGATTCCACTTTTTCCGGGAGAAAAGAAGCCCTCGAAGACAGAGACTATTCGCCTGGCGGCGGTTTACATATCTTGCCTAACTGACATCTTAGAAGCAGCACCTGAAGGCCTGGGGAGAATCTCTTCCGATGACCTCATGCCGACGTTTCCGGAATTGGAAGACAGTTTTAGCTTAGCATCTGGAATTCCACCAACTTTGTCGCTGCCTAAATTCCTCTTTGAACCACTTTGCGATGAAGGTGGGTCCCTCGAACTTACTGTTCATATtgaatgatttatttcatatggGAGGTCTCATTATTTTAATTCAATCAATGTCCCATTCTTAGGGGAGCCATGAGGTTCAAGTTCTCCTTTGTAATGGGattttctctgaaaaaaatGTCGCGTAAAAACTTCTCGAGCTTGCTTCGATGTTGAAATCTTTGTCATCGAATCATAATTTTCACTAAAAATATGTATAGGGAAAATTGGCGGCTTAGGAATTTTTAAGATCTATCAAGAGATACtgacttgtttgttttttcaaaccatGTTTACATGTTGTCATATATAAGCAACTGGCGATTAAGGTCTATTGCCATCCAACATAACGCCAGGATGAGTGCGTCAGCTTTATAAGTTGTGACCCATTATCATAAATAGGATGTTGTGAAATCCACTTTGCAAGTCAACAGCTAACTTTAAATCGAAATAAAGGTTGTATTGTTATTCAGTAAATCCCTAATTAAGTCGTTAAATCTCCACTTACACTTGCTTGTTTGTATCTTTGTTATTAACGTATCAATTCACTACATCTTTGTTTAGACAACCTATTGGACCTGGATCTCGGAGAATTCATTTGGGAGGAATATGAATGACATGAAATGAGACTCTCTTATCCGCAGCCAAGCAACGTCGACCAAAGACCCGCACAATTTTAGGACGTGGACAAATGGTTTTTATCAAGTAGTTTATCCACCTTTAAGACAGGCCACTTATCGAGTAAATTAACACTATTAGTCTATTAGGTCGAGGCTGGAATTTATTACGGTGTAACAATTTCATCAATCACAGTTCTCCCAGTTTAGCTCATTACAACTTTACCTCATTTGAATTCtaagattttaaaagaaactgCGCGAACTTTTTGATGAAAGAAACGCAGTTTACCTTAGGTTTGTAACCTTATCAGCTGAATTTCTTAAATTCTTCATCAATTCTCTATAAGCAATGGTTAAATCTTCACTTTTAATTCAGTGATGACCAAAATAATAAGGTTTTTGCAAGTTTCGAAACGGATGAAACATAATTAGTTGAATAGATTCGATCATTATTGGCAAAAAGTACGAGGTAAAGACAAAACTCGCCCAGCAGGTAGCAACTCTGTAGCTGTTCCGTGAATACTGTATTGTTCAACATACTTTCTCCCTAGCGCCGAGTGGGCGTGACATGTAAATTAATGGTTGGCTGAGACTTAGTTTTTGCGtaaagcaatattttttcctatcttgttttaaattgtgtcCTCGCTACAAGagttattttttcaaaatgtggAAATGAAATAGCTTTCGAGAAGGACGGCTCTCAGTGGAAAGCTTGTAAATTGCTCATCAGACCTACCacttaaaaagataaaaacagactgaaaacttaaaagttgggagaaaaataacttttgattatttaaaataacgatgacaataattatatgaT
It includes:
- the LOC141882111 gene encoding uncharacterized protein LOC141882111, which translates into the protein MCLRFWSLLCQKSYALEMETIRIDKPAPEKSVNYLHSSSTSTSFATHNNCVQDTFSMEESITATKLEKTQGRKKTRRRGPRLTGVSRQRRMANARERSRVQNLNAHIERLRDLIPLFPGEKKPSKTETIRLAAVYISCLTDILEAAPEGLGRISSDDLMPTFPELEDSFSLASGIPPTLSLPKFLFEPLCDEDNLLDLDLGEFIWEEYE